From the Daucus carota subsp. sativus chromosome 8, DH1 v3.0, whole genome shotgun sequence genome, one window contains:
- the LOC108198371 gene encoding uncharacterized protein LOC108198371, producing MASSTRSRSAEDQWRDLDLRIQEVSNSCFKKINESNAALENKIIDKMDKLMAMVSGCDAKIEAYNASMEEKISQKVSGVLQKNNWEKKVGRDGEIWVERSPILRSPLASTGKNNEEEGNGNKTKAVKNQSGHQYRAEIPNFMGEDPRSWIRKCNKYFVMNQVGESSKLDIVEMHLDGKADVWYQSYKLMHDGGSWGDFCDAIMNRFGKTGGIDFQEEFNKLSQTGNLMEYVEKFEELKALILYRNPNLGEGYFVSSFISGLKIELKPMVRLMKPQTLMHAIEVAQFQEQTIEVILKKHESKKNYNGVGYKNTMEKKNTGEDKKNAASNYFKKITPEEFQYRKNNHLCYKCGEKFGQGHVCRNEQYTYMLVEDSRDEEIAKFLDEEEETEGLVTEVSLNALSESIVRKTITLDGRIGKEPIKILVDTGSSVTVLDTETAKKLGMQGEEKETIRVKMADGRVVTSKRVIPRLRWEVQQHKFCCDARILTIGGWNMIAGVDWLEQYSPILFDFKELYLKLKADKGEDEQMLLHGDVKEKVSIKLVRGNKLQEFNQELVKKRIINEVVSAVGKEDSSKAEVPEMINKILENYAAVFEVPQALPPTRSVDHEIPLMPEAKPFKLKPYRYPHSQKTEIENQVQEMLNAGTIRKSNSPYASPVILVRKKDNSWRFCVDYRHLNKITVKDKFPIPNIDELLDELHGSKVFSKLDLRSGYHQILVKPCDTAKTAFQTHHGHFEFVVMPFGLTNARLHFNHL from the coding sequence ATGGCAAGTAGTACACGATCTAGATCAGCTGAAGATCAATGGAGAGATTTGGATCTGCGAATTCAAGAAGTCAGTAATTCATGTTTCAAGAAGATCAATGAGAGCAATGCTGCgttggaaaacaaaatcatagataaaatggATAAATTGATGGCGATGGTATCTGGGTGTGATGCGAAAATCGAAGCTTATAATGCATCAATGGAGGAAAAGATCTCACAGAAAGTATCAGGAGTATTACAAAAAAACAATTGGGAAAAGAAAGTGGGCAGAGATGGGGAGATTTGGGTGGAGAGATCTCCCATCTTGCGTTCTCCATTGGCAAGCACTGGGAAAAACAACGAAGAAGAGGGCAATGGCAATAAGACTAAAGCAGTCAAGAATCAAAGTGGACATCAATACCGAGCGGAAATTCCTAATTTCATGGGAGAAGATCCAAGATCTTGGATACGGAAGTGCAATAAGTACTTCGTGATGAATCAGGTTGGTGAATCTTCTAAGCTTGATATTGTTGAAATGCATTTAGATGGTAAAGCAGATGTATGGTATCAAAGTTATAAACTGATGCATGATGGGGGTTCTTGGGGAGACTTTTGTGATGCTATTATGAATAGATTTGGGAAGACTGGGGGAATAGATTTTCAAGAGGAATTTAACAAGTTAAGTCAGACTGGTAATTTGATGGAATATGTGGAGAAGTTTGAGGAATTGAAGGCTTTGATTCTGTACAGGAACCCAAATTTGGGTGAAGGGTATTTTGTTTCTAGCTTTATTTCTGGCCTTAAGATTGAGTTGAAACCAATGGTCAGGTTAATGAAACCACAAACTTTGATGCATGCTATAGAAGTGGCTCAGTTTCAGGAACAAACCATTGAAGTTATACTGAAGAAACATGAGAGTAAAAAGAATTACAATGGAGTAGGATATAAGAATACCATGGAAAAAAAGAATACAGGAGAGGATAAGAAAAATGCAGCTAGTAACTATTTCAAGAAAATCACTCCGGAGGAATTCCAGTATAGGAAGAACAATCACTTGTGTTACAAGTGTGGAGAGAAATTTGGTCAGGGACATGTGTGTAGGAATGAGCAGTACACTTATATGTTGGTAGAAGATTCCAGGGATGAAGAAATTGCTAAATTTCTGGATGAAGAGGAGGAAACAGAAGGGTTGGTAACTGAGGTGTCCTTGAATGCTTTGTCAGAAAGCATAGTAAGGAAGACTATTACATTAGATGGGAGGATTGGAAAAGAACCAATCAAGATATTGGTGGATACAGGGAGTTCAGTAACAGTGTTAGATACAGAAACAGCTAAAAAGTTGGGTATGCAAGGTGAGGAGAAAGAGACCATAAGAGTGAAAATGGCAGATGGCAGGGTCGTTACCAGTAAAAGAGTAATTCCAAGATTAAGATGGGAGGTTCAACAACATAAATTTTGTTGTGATGCCAGAATATTGACCATAGGGGGTTGGAACATGATTGCAGGAGTTGATTGGTTAGAGCAATACTCTCCAATCTTATTCGATTTCAAGGAGTTGTATCTTAAGTTGAAGGCTGATAAAGGAGAGGATGAACAGATGTTGTTACATGGAGATGTTAAGGAAAAGGTGTCGATCAAGTTGGTTAGAGGCAATAAATTGCAAGAATTCAACCAAGAACTGGtcaagaaaagaattataaatgAAGTAGTGTCTGCAGTAGGAAAGGAAGATTCGAGTAAAGCTGAGGTTCCAGAGATGATTAACAAGATTCTTGAGAATTATGCAGCAGTGTTTGAGGTTCCGCAGGCTTTACCTCCAACCAGGTCTGTAGACCATGAAATTCCTCTAATGCCAGAGGCCAAACCATTCAAGTTGAAGCCATACCGATATCCTCATTCACAAAAAACGGAGATTGAAAATCAGGTGCAAGAAATGTTGAATGCTGGTACTATCAGGAAGAGTAACAGTCCGTATGCATCACCCGTGATATTAGTTCGAAAGAAAGACAATTCTTGGAGATTCTGTGTAGATTACCGGCACCTAAACAAAATCACAGTTAAGGACAAGTTTCCAATTCCAAATATTGACGAGCTTTTGGATGAGTTGCATGGTTCCAAGGTGTTTTCTAAACTTGATCTTCGCTCTGGTTATCATCAAATTCTGGTTAAGCCTTGTGACACAGCGAAGACAGCGTTCCAAACACATCATGGCCATTTCGAATTTGTTGTTATGCCATTTGGCTTAACAAATGCCCGGCTACATTTCAATCACTTATGA